One Myotis daubentonii chromosome 17, mMyoDau2.1, whole genome shotgun sequence genomic window, TATTtcaaacctttatttttaaaataatttaggaatTATTCTTGACCCTGTAATACAAGTGGAAGTACTATGAATAAGTTTACTACTTTGCagtaattttgaaataatgttggctgtctttatccaatcatccactAACTTTTTAACAATCCAGCTTATTATTATGTTTATATGTGCTttctcttaattattttattcctaAGACTATTTATATCATagtcttttatttaaagtgtcCAAAAAGCGAAGTAGTACTCCTAAGGATCTATGCACAGTAGTTTAGTAAACATTGAATTTTAGGtagtttataataaagaaaataactgtAAAAGGTGAGTTTTGAAAAAAGATGGAAGGGTAGGTGGTGGGTGAAGCACGCAATTGATTGATCTCATGACTAAAGCTAGCAATTCTGACTCTTAAACTGTTATTCAAAGATCCACTTTGAAAACCTCCATGCCTCCTCCAAATGTGTACTTAATTAGGAGAAGATAATTTGACTAAAAGGAAGGaaagtaaaatatctcattagaataataaaagctttttaaagtttataccATATTTTACTGTATATGATTTGATGTGtgaagtgtttgttttttaaaaataagcactgatttacttaatgttttgttttaaagtatgATAATTAGCTAAGATCGCTTTGGCTATCTTCCAGCTTGTGGAGAAACTCCAGAACAGATTCGAGCACCGAGTGGTATAATCACGAGTCCGGGCTGGCCTTCTGAATATCCTGCCAAGATCAACTGTAGCTGGCTCATCAGGGCAAACCCAGGGGAAATTATTACTATAAGGTAATTCTGGCTTCTTTCTGTATTATACACtgttttattacaaaatatttctgTTTCCAAGTATCAATACTCAAcatataaaaaagataattttcagaaaatgtaataaattataGTTATCAGTATCATCTTAAGGGTCAGAATAATAGTCCATCCTTTCCCTACTCTGAGGACATGTGTTTTGAACTCCTACTGGTGGTAATGGATTTGCACTGAGTCATTCATACTTTTCTAGGCCACTTTTTAACAAAAGGTACACATTTGCAAAATAGCTTATTAGGTTCAAGAGTGTAATTTTTGGCCATGggacaaataaacaaaactcatTAATCCACTTGGAGATCTAGCCCGTAACATCAGTCTCATTAGTAGAGTCCTCTACCTTAACGAGTAAAACAATAATaggtatgtctgtgtgtatatatatgcatgtgcGAAACTTGAAACAAGCTGATAATGGATAAATGTAGggtttagaaaaataaacctcTGTTTTCACTTTGAAACAAAAGAACATTGGTTATGAGTACAAAGTTGAAAAGATATTCCTAGGGAAAATAGCTAGAAGTTTAAGATTCTGAGAATAAATACGATATAAATAAGAAAGATTaagattcattttaaaaacatttaaaatggcaGAGAAACACTGTGGGGATAAGAtattaaggagaaaatatttagTGGAACTAGATATTGCTTGCTTATGGAAATTATATCAAGGCTCTGGGGATGGGGGTCGAGGGTGGGGGGGTTGTctgaaggggaggggaaaaagtTGGTGTGCCTAAACAAAGAACTGTAGTTGGCACTGACACACAAGTAAGAATGCCATTCCTGCCACAGAGATTGTGTCTGCAGCAGCACACAGGGCCTTCGACATTCCTTCACTGTCTCATTTCTGTAGGTAAGAAGCATGGAATTTTAGAATTACTAGTAGAAGAAACTTGGCAGATCATAGACTTAAATCCCTCcacttaacatttattaaaatgagaTTGTAAATGGAGCCTACCTTtgaattttttcccctcttttctatATCCTTTTATTAATGCGAGAACCATTTTCTCTTGAGACACACAACTGTGGTCTATTCCCATTGTTCTGTGGAATCCGTAAAACAGGGACCACTGGCTTGTTTTCCTTTGgccccctcagccccaggcctcctCTTCCACTCCTGCGGGGAGGTGATTCTCTCCATGCATTGGTGGGATGTGCCACTGAGGTTATCTTTGTGCAAACATACCCAGGTTGGAATCTGAGCAGTATGTCTGTTTTTCTGTTACTTGTAATATGACCAagtataaatatgtgtgtataaaatagcatttttacCATAGGGGTTCCAAGTGTTGGATCTTTTTCAACATAAAACTAGAATTTTcagagatttttgtcttttaacctAAAAAATCCAGCCCCAAAATGAAATGTACAGCCTCCCAGATCAGTTATGTAAAACTTGGAAGTTCTTGCCAGCACGGAGGAGGCTGCATGGATTACTGCCATCTGGTTCTGATCATGTGTTGGATCCTTGAGATTTCACAAGTAAGCCACCCTAAAAACAAGCAGAATACTGAAATGCAGAATAAAATTAGAGGTGAGCTCCATATCTAAAGGAAGATTCCCTAAATTCTGGAAGGAGTTACTGAATGGATATACACAACCTAATGAATGAGACAGTGATTTTTGTCCTCGTTCTTACTGAAATTATTGTCATGGTAATACCAAACTTTccatgcacatatatatatataatcaagtATCACTTGTGAATAGTGAAGTAAAATCTTAAATTGTTCAAAAGATCAGAGTTTGAAACCTGCTGAGTTCAAGGGGCTTGGTAAATACTTTATAAGTAAAGACAGTGCCCTAAAATTAAGACTTCACCTAAGACTGAGGACAAAGTTGAATAAACTCACTTaacaaaatgtaaaatcaaaCCTCCACAAGCTCAGGGTGATCGGACAATGATTTAATTGCATGATAGAACAAAAATAGTATAAGAATCTCAGCCTATCCCTGAGAACACACAAACATTAATTTAAGATCAGTCCTAAGTATGAATGTGAAAGCTAAAACTCTAAAATGTTACCAAAGGACATTGTGGAATATCTTTGGGACCTTGGGGTAGGCAAAAGTATCTTAGAGGGGACAGTATAGCActaaacataaaggaaaaaataaattaggcttgatcaaaactgaaattaaaaactcATTAAAAGATACCATTAAGAAAATGGAAAGGCATTCCATACAGGCTagaagagaataagaaaaagagtTTCAATCTCAGTAAATAAGGAAACACAAAATAGAGCAGTGATAATCTTTTGTCCACCTAATTggcaacacatttttttaaaaaacagaatatttCCTTTTGCCAGAGTTATGGGGTATAAGGTACTTTCCTATATACTCCATGGAACATTTCTCTCAGTAGAATTTTGACTTTTGACCTAGTAGTTCTACTTCCAGAAAAATATGTCCTAGAGAAATACTTGTTCATGTGTATAGAGAGAGGTGCATATataaggactaggggcccggtgcacgaaattcgtgcactgtgtgtgtgtggggggggggagtgtccctcagcccagcctgccccctctcacatactgggagccctcaggcgttgacccccatcaccctccaatcgcaggatcggccccttgcccaggcctgacgcctctggcctaggcgtccggcccgggcagcggggacccgcagctgcagcggccccacgatcgtgggcttcgctttaggcccaggcaagggacccctagctcctgggactgccagcttcgaccgtgcccagctcccatcgctggctccacccctacttcctgctatcactggccagggaggaaaaggcacctgattctccgatcatggctggggggcagggcaaaggcggccccagggccgcctttgccctgccccccagctcttagctcccccctgggtttccgatcactgtcagtggcagggggcttcttcctgctttcccttttgcctccctgcattgtgcctacatatgcaaattaaccgccatcttgttggcagttaactgccaatcttagttggcagttaactgccaatcatagttggcagttaatttgcatatagccctgattagccaatgaaaagggtagctcatacgccaattaccatttttctcttttattagtgttgattctttaaaacattattcataatagtgaaAAGTGGAACTAATCGAATTGTCTGCCAGCCTTTGTTATAGTTATTCAGAATATGTAGAGAGAAAATATCCTGGTATAATAATCTTGGATAATTAACTTTATTATAACTTAGTTTAAGGCAGAGGCAAGGAGATAAAGTCAGATCTTCACTTTTTGGTGAGATATGTTATTAGAAAATGAtagtttggtttttcttttttcatagcaGTAGCTAATTATGTAcgtgcttttatttacttgacttTTTGCTATTTACTCATGCCCACATTTTGTGAACTACAGGATAATATTTAACTATAAAGTAACTTACGTAAAAAAGGTATTTTCAAACTCTGGGACTTTTcactgaaaattttatttttagttttttggtttttttttaaaaatatattttattgactttttacagagaggaagaagggagagagatagagagttagaaacatcgatgagagagaaacatcgatcagctgcctcctgcacatctcctactggggatatgcccgcaacccaggtacatgcccttgaccggaatcgaacctgggacctttcagtccgcaagccgacgctctatccactgagccaaaccggtttcggctatttttagTTCTTTATACTTTGCTCAGATTTATGCTATTTGCTCTCCTGAAAATGTAAACTATAAACTTTTCATTAAGCAAGCAGATGACCAATATAATCTAAGAGACTGCTggctttctctgtgtgtgttagATTACAGAGTGGTGTTTTGGGTTCAAACACAAGACAATTTAGGATATTCTGCATTAGCAGTAGTCTTTCCTAAACACATACACAAAGAGAGAAGATGGAAAAGGCACCAGCTATCACTTGTTTTTGGAATCTGACATTACTGATAAAGAAGTATTACTCTGgaatcagagaaagatgaatatagGGACAGTGGACAGCATTATTATTTgctgactagaggcccgttgcactaAGGAGAtccgtgcaataggccttccttcccctggctgccggcaccggttttcctccggcacctgggacccaggcctttggtccagccgcagtgaggcagcagagaagccaagcctcttcagtcttcactccggctgGAGCCTTTACTCTTCACTCcacgcctacgtatgcaaattaaccgccatctttgttgggttaatttgcagtcactctgattggctggtgggcatagcagagtgacaccaatttgcatgtttctcttttattagtgtagaaggtATAGTTGTATGCCTGGAAAACCAAGgagattatacatttatatatataaaagcctaatgtgcaaattgtcccctcgagagtttgaccaggagttcgatcgctcgccatgacatgcgctgaccaccagggtgtgcgTGGCGCAGAACAAAgaaaggccccggccagcagccgatagctggggaagggaggcccaggtTGGCaaccagaaggccccgatcggccctgatcgctggccaggcctagggaccctacccatgcatgaattccgtgcaccgggcctctagttgtattataattaCCCTATCTAATAGCCTTTTCTGACTTTCTTgtgtgttttgtagttttcaggaTTTTGACATTCAGGGGTCCAGAAGGTGCAGTTTGGACTGGTTGACAATAGAAACATACAAGAATATTGAGAGCTACCGAGCTTGTGGCTCCACAATCCCACCACCCTACATTTCTTCACAAGACCACGTCTGGATCCGGTTCCACTCTGATGACAGTGTCTCTCGGAAAGGTTTCAGACTGGCATACTTTTCAGGTGTGTTTCTAAGAAGGAGAAAGGTGCTGAACAGAATTCGACAGTAGTAACTGCTCAGGCACTTGGGTGCCAGTCTTCCGGCAGTGTTCATTTCATCGAGACTGTTCTCCAGGCAGCTGTGAGGGGGGAGTTAGCAGCTAAAGGTCCAGGGGCCCTAGAACTGGGCCTTAAAACGGTGTTTTGTATCATCCTAAtgaaatgattaattttataaacaaaggccactttgcttttaaatattttaaatacatttagttTAAAAGAACTTTTTCTCCTTTCGCTACTTCCCCATATCCTGAAAGTTACTTCagaatacatttttgtttgtGAATTACCATTGTCTTTACAAAAAGACACACTCAGATTCACCCTCATGGTTTATAGTATATTGGCTGTTTTTAAACTGTATCCAAAGAGAGTGACCAGGTCATACAAATGTGAAGAACTCAGCAGTGGAGCTATGTATATTTTTTGCTGAAATAATTTTACATCTTCTGAGGCACATGGCCATTTTTAGCAAacttatgttcatttttttttttcttaaaaacatagtCTTTGTACTATTTAGGTTCTGAAGCACATTTTCTGTCACCTATTTACCAATAAACAAGTTGTTAGTGGAGATGTTAGCATTGGCCCAACATTGTCAATTTTGGGATTGTAGAGATCTAATGTTTGGTTTTCTTCTCTACCTCGTTTTATATTCAGGACGGTACACTAAGATAGTTAGAATTAGATgagcatttccatttttttctgtctccttcCCCCATTATGATGATTAAATTTATACCTTTATCTCAGATTCATGCAATATTTTGCAGTTAtgttaaaacaatagaaattataGACTGGAAGTGCTGTGTTATGATTACATGAAATGCTATAAACATAAAGTTGATCATATAATCTTAGCAAAAATTTAAGTTAATGTTCCTACAAAATATACTATAATATACATAGCAAAATATTGTGTTATCTATATAAACACCTAAAAAAGAATATGAGAAAATTGATTTGAAAAGGTGATTCCTGTGGAtgaatttctctttatttcaaaATGTCTATCATTTCAATGTTTATGCAATAggttacttaaaatttttaggCAATATATCCTGTTGGTTTATGTGTCTTACATCATTTTACTGGATGTTCTGCAGTAAAACAGCTTTCTATAAAAACAGAATTGGTTTGTTCTCTTTAAGATCAAACCACAAAGATCTTTATGGAACAAATCATAAGTTTTTAATAAATTGCTGAGTAATTAATGAGCTAATATTAATTTGCCATTAGAGCTTaacctactttttaaaacaagatttttGAAACCCTTTCACTTGGGCTTACTCAACATTTGTTATAAATATATCACTCActcttacatattttttattttaaagagcatGTTTTTTTCTCCTGACCTCTCcgctccctccgtccctcccatGCTCTCCCAGGGAAATCTGAGGAGCCACACTGTGCTTGCGATCAGTTCCGCTGTGGAAATGGGAAGTGTATCCCGGAAGCCTGGAaatgcaataacatggatgaatgCGGAGATGGTTCCGATGAGGAGATCTGTGCTACAGAAGCTAATGCTCCCACCCCCGCTGCTTTCCAGCCCTGTGCTTACAGCCAGTTTCAGTGTCTGTCTCGGTTTACCAAAGTGTACACTTGCCTCCCCGAGTCTTTGAAATGTGACGGGAACATTGACTGCCTGGACCTCGGAGATGAAATAGACTGTGATGTGCCAACTTGTGGGCAGTGGCTGAAATACTTTTATGGTACTTTTAATTCTCCCAATTACCCAGACTTTTATCCTCCTGGAAGCAACTGCACCTGGTTAATAGACACTGGTGATCATCGCAAAGTCATTCTACGCTTCACAGACTTTAAACTTGATGGTACTGGTTATGGTGATTATGTCAAAATATACGATGGATTAGAGGAGAACCCGCACAAGCTCTTGCGTGTGCTGACTGCCTTTGATTCTCATGCGCCTCTTACAGTGGTTTCTTCCTCTGGACAGATACGGGTCCATTTCTGTGCGGATAAAGTGAATGCTGCAAGGGGCTTTAACGCCACTTACCAAGTAGACGGCTTCTGTTTGCCCTGGGAGATACCCTGTGGGGGTAACTGGGGGTGCTACACTGAGCAGCAGCGCTGTGATGGGTATTGGCATTGCCCCAACGGGAGGGATGAAGTCAACTGTACCATGTGCCAGAAGGAGGAGTTCCCATGTTCCCGAAACGGTGTCTGTTACCCTCGTTCTGATCGCTGCAACTACCAGAATCACTGCCCGAATGGCTCGGACGAAAAAAACTGCTTTTTTTGCCAGCCTGGGAATTTTCACTGTAAAAACAATCGCTGTGTGTTTGAGAGCTGGGTGTGTGATTCTCAGGATGACTGCGGCGATGGCAGCGATGAGGAGAACTGCCCGGTGATTGTGCCCACCAGGGTCATAACCGCGGCCGTCATCGGCAGCCTCATCTGCGGCCTGCTGCTCGTCATTGCGTTGGGATGTACCTGTAAGCTTTATTCCCTGAGAATGTTTGAGCGAAGGTCAGTATCAAGACAAAACTATAATGGTAATGCCCTCTACGATAAAAATACGGCCCAAATATTTATAACGAGCACCTTACTGTGGTTAGCCATATGTCtttgtttcatattattttagaaataaataaacattgtTGATTTAAGAAATTAGTGTGAAAAGCTGAAGACTCAGAAGgctacacacatttaaaaaagtgaatcagTACTTGGATTTATGACGTGAAAATAGTTGATCTGTATTTACTGGTTCCTATTTTCAGATTAGTCTGTTTTGTAGGAATTTTACAAGCTGCGATTCTGAGCTGTATTTTGTAACccgtatttttataatttcagatATTTGAGAACCTACTGTGTTCAAAGCGCTATACAGatgaatagaaaaatgaataagaCAATCTCACAGGTAGTTTACAATTAGGAGGAAGGAATGAGTGGATAGAATAAGATGGCAAAAATGTTAAGTGTTGTAAGAGCTATAAAACAAACTGGCACGAAAGTGCAAAGATGCCTGCTCTCATAAGAAGGATGGGGGAGGCCTTCATTGAACAAGTGCCATTTGAAATCTATGAGTAGAAAGTAGATAGGGAAAAGGTATAGTTGAAAAAACAGCCTGGGAAAATACATAGAGATAGGAATGCCAGCCGTGCTCAGAGGATAAGCATAGTTCAGTTTCTCCGGAGCTAAGCTACATATAAAGAGCTAATaggagcccggctggcgtggctcagtggttgtggaTTGCAGTAGGCATCTAGTACCTTTTCCTTGTACAGggatttttaatttatgaaaactcagtggcccagtggatagagcatcggcctgtggcctgaagggtgccgggttccattccggtcaagggcatgtacctcagttgcaggctcctccccagcccgggccctggtagggcttgtgtaggaggcaaccaatggatgcgtttctctcacatcggtatttctctctgtctttccctctctcttctactctctcataaaatcagtggggaaatatccttgggtgaggattaaaaaaacaacaaaaaaaactcaaTGACCCAGGCTGCCAGTGTAAAGCCCCTGAGGACACACTGCTTCATCTCTGTTCTCAGCGTAGGGGTAGCATAGGTATCAGTAAATGTTGGTTGACTAAGCTTTTACGAtgatcaaataaatatattaagattcatattgttttgattagtgatgattaaaaataatttttttttgcttgccTTTTTCTTTAACCCTCTTAATTCCCTTGTTTCTTCTCAAAGATCATTTGAAACACAGCTGTCAAGAGTGGAAGCAGAATTGCTAAGAAGAGAAGCTCCCCCCTCATACGGACAGTTGATTGCTCAGGGCTTAATCCCACCGGTCGAAGATTTTCCTGTGTGTTCACCTAATCAGGTATATCGCAACTCATGATTTCTGTTTCAGTGCCTCTTAAAATGAAACCTGTACTTGAATGTTTGATGACGGACCCGTGACTCTCAACATTTTTGCAGTGAAGTCAAGGGTTATATATGGAGAATTTGAAAGCATCATTGTTTCATTGTATCTTAACAAATACCACAACATACAAAAGTATACTTTTCATTCTTCTGACTTGGTTCTATGGTTCTTAAGCATTTTACTCTTGGTTAATTTAATTAAAACCCAAAGTGAAATTTCTCACATCGATTTCTACTTCAACTGAACATTTAGAAGACTTAAGAATGAATACTAAAATTAACATGCTAGTAACATATTAGTAACATGCTGGAATAGCCCATCATAGAGTGTGACAGAGAATGTGTGCTGTCACTTCTTCCTGGTTTCACCTgcgaggggaggggcagaggaaaCCTGGATCATCATTTGGAAGGAGGTGCCAGTTCACCGTTGTGTCCTGGGAAGGCCGTATTTCCAGTACTAACTGCCAGATTGATAAAGCCATGTTTGTCCCACATTGGAATATTCCTTTTTAATAACCACTAGATGGAGCTTAAAGACTGTCTTATATAATGCGGTAggcttggtttttgttttggtttttttcataGTCTATAAACTCATTCATCTAGAAAAAAAGTAGATTTCCCTTTTCAGTTGGACAATATGTACTAATTAAATCACTCCCATATGTACTAATTAAAAATCACCAATTGCAAATAATAAGGACATAATTTAATACTTAATActaaactggaaaataaaacttcatctttaaagagaaagaaggaattcAAATGTCTCAGATACCTTTGTGTAGTGCTattaacaaattaattaatttctttagCTTTTTGTTTCCTGTGCCAtattacaaatttatttattcattcattcattcattcattcattcattcattcattcctgtgCTGTATAACAGATATATTAGTTCCTTTATTTACAAGTCCTCAGTGTCCAGTCACACAACAAATCCTTGAGAACCAACTGAAATATAATTTTCACGTTTTGGAAAGTCTCAACCTTGTAATTCAAGATTCACTTGTTCTGTGTTAAAAatcaaacaacagcaaaaaacaacaacaaaaccgaAGAACAGCTATGGGCCTAGTTCCACACTGCTTAGGTCAGTTAGTGAATTGTGGTGGCGATTCGCCCATCTCCCCAGCTACAGAAGTATCAGATTTTATCTTTTGACTTTGGTACACTTTCAGGATTGGATTACTATGTGAGGTTCTTAAATAAGTAGCTGTTATAACTGATACGAAATATCACCTTGACGTTGCATATGAAAAATGACGTGTTAAGAGAATCTTACACAGTGAGCAGTGGTTCAAGTTGTACATTAGGCTCCATAGTGAGCTGAGCCTGTGTAGTCAAGAAAACTTTATTCTTCCTTCATAGACCCTAGCAGTGAGGAATAGAGTTTTCAGCCACAGCACAGTCTTCCTAGAAGGGTGTTTTCAATCTTTGTACTGGTTTGCTTTCTTAAAGATCTCTTCTTTTCGTAGGCTTCTGTTCTGGAAAACCTGAGGCTAGCTGTACGATCCCAGCTTGGATTTACTTCCATCAGGCTTCCTATGGCAGGCAGATCCAGCAACATTTGGAATCGCATTTTCAACTTTGCAAGATCGCGTCATTCAGGGTCATTGGCTTTGGTCTCAGCAGATGGTGACGAGGTTGTCCCTAGTCAGGGTACCAGCAGGGAACCTGAAAGGAATCACACTCACAGAAGTTTGTTTTCCGTGGAGTCAGacgacacagacacagagagtgAGAGGAGAGATGCAGCCGGAGCATCTGGTGGGGTTGCAGCTCCTCTGCCCCAGAAagtccctcccaccacagccgtAGAGGCAACGGTGGGAGCCAGTGGAAGTTCCTCCACTCAGAGTGCCCGGGGCGGCCGCTCCGATAATGGGAGGGACGCGACCGGCGTGGAACCCCCAAGTGTGAGTCCAGCTCGTCACCAGCTCACAAGTGCACTCAGTCGGATGACTCAGGGGCTGCGCTGGGTACGTTTTACGTTAGGTCGATCAAGCTCCGTAAATCAGAACCAGAGTCCTTTGAGACAGCTTGATAACGGGGTCAGTGGAAGAGAAGAAGATGATGACGTGGAAATGCTAATTCCAGTTTCTGATGGAGCTTCAGACTTGGAGGTGAACGACTGCTCTAGACCTCTTCTTGATCTTGCCTCAGATCAAGGCCAAGGCTTCAGGCAGCCACATACTGCAACAAACGCTGGCGTGAGGCCAGGCAGccgagacggcccctgtgagcgCTGTGGCATTGTGCACACTGCCCAGATACCGGACACGTGCTTAGAGGCAACGCTGAAAAACGAAACGAGTGATGATGAGGCTTTGTTACTTTGTTAGGTACGAATCACATAAAGGAAATTAGATACAAGTTGGAGCAATATCCAGTCATTGTTTTGTAACTTTACAATTAAACTAGTattaatttaaagagaaaaaagatgcaGGGGGATTTCTTATTATTGTATGTTAGCCTGCATGGTTAAATTAAACAATTTGTAACTTTAGAGTTTGCTATTTTAGCAGCTAAACATGCATTATGTATTCATATTGTTCAAtgatgttcttccatttgtttctcATTGTTTTTATCCTGGTACTCTAGTTCATGTTAGAAATATGGCTGCTGAAACTCATTTGATGTCAGTTTATTCTATGTTAAAACTATTATTTGtacaaaatatcttattttaattgAACCCTTTCTGCTTTTGCCAATACATCTTGTAACTTAATATACTAGAAGTCAAGGTTGTTAATGTACTCCCAATGCAGGGTGGGGACCCTTATACtcacatgtgtttttatttatatatcatttGTCCAAATATTATTGGATTTCATCATAATAAGAACttgttaaagggaaaaaaaacttcGTCTAAAATTTTTTCTCTTATGTTGAACATGCAGTGATGTGAAATTTAGATAAAGTTAGGTAAACTAATGGCAAAAATGAAACTCTTTTATAGGTTTTCTAATCTTGACTTTAATACTCTAATATGGTATTAAACCAAATGGTAAAATTACAAgtcatttctttttcatctctATTTAGGGACAGGATTGAGCGGATGAAGATATTCTACTATGCATTAAATCTTGAACTTTGTAAAATGTGTACAAAAATTGTACAAGATAAGCTCCACCTGGTAATGTCTTTCCCTGGATAGGGTTATGCTTGTATCGGACCCTAGGGATTTGCACTAAAATCATATAAAGGTCTCAGATGAGTTTAGTGCATAAGCACTATCACTTTAAATACTATTATTTGCTACCACAATAACTATATATTTCCATAGCTTTGGGGGGTAAAGGGGGCatttttattacaaattgaaatttctttgctggttttatatttatttgttgtatttAAAGACTGCATTATTATAAGAAAGTgactttttcaatatattttattcttgagGGGGATCATGCTACATgttgaaaaacaaattaaatcatTTAGATCAGCCCCTATTTTAAGTAGAGGAATTTGCAGACcccacatattatttttattgtcaattcctgtttatttattctttagcTGTCTGTTTTCGTAGCTTAATGATTATGaagtatgtatttgtgtgtgattATTGCTATTTATTAAGTTTTAAATACTTTGCTGAATGTCATTTTAAAGCATGTTTGAGGTCTTGTGTATTTGTCGTGTTATGCTGTCAGGAGAAACTGActgaaatgttttaatatgtatcaaaattaaaatgactttttttgtATTGCTTTGGGGtactttttaaatctaaattgctcttacttttgtttcattttggtgCATATACAGATTCAGGCCTTCAAGTATGTAGCATGTCTCTCAAGAAGGAACAGcatggggtttggggagctcttcCTTAACTTCTGCTTTTTAGTAAGGTTGTTGCTTATACCAGCACTGGGGGATGAGACTCCCTGCGGACCTGGATGTTATTTGCCTTGGAAAAACTACCTCTGGTTGATGTATCATCAATCAATGCAGTAACCCAATCAGTTC contains:
- the LRP12 gene encoding low-density lipoprotein receptor-related protein 12; this encodes MARRWSTKESPRWRSAWVLLFLAGFYPLCLILGNGALAEHSENVHISGVSTACGETPEQIRAPSGIITSPGWPSEYPAKINCSWLIRANPGEIITISFQDFDIQGSRRCSLDWLTIETYKNIESYRACGSTIPPPYISSQDHVWIRFHSDDSVSRKGFRLAYFSGKSEEPHCACDQFRCGNGKCIPEAWKCNNMDECGDGSDEEICATEANAPTPAAFQPCAYSQFQCLSRFTKVYTCLPESLKCDGNIDCLDLGDEIDCDVPTCGQWLKYFYGTFNSPNYPDFYPPGSNCTWLIDTGDHRKVILRFTDFKLDGTGYGDYVKIYDGLEENPHKLLRVLTAFDSHAPLTVVSSSGQIRVHFCADKVNAARGFNATYQVDGFCLPWEIPCGGNWGCYTEQQRCDGYWHCPNGRDEVNCTMCQKEEFPCSRNGVCYPRSDRCNYQNHCPNGSDEKNCFFCQPGNFHCKNNRCVFESWVCDSQDDCGDGSDEENCPVIVPTRVITAAVIGSLICGLLLVIALGCTCKLYSLRMFERRSFETQLSRVEAELLRREAPPSYGQLIAQGLIPPVEDFPVCSPNQASVLENLRLAVRSQLGFTSIRLPMAGRSSNIWNRIFNFARSRHSGSLALVSADGDEVVPSQGTSREPERNHTHRSLFSVESDDTDTESERRDAAGASGGVAAPLPQKVPPTTAVEATVGASGSSSTQSARGGRSDNGRDATGVEPPSVSPARHQLTSALSRMTQGLRWVRFTLGRSSSVNQNQSPLRQLDNGVSGREEDDDVEMLIPVSDGASDLEVNDCSRPLLDLASDQGQGFRQPHTATNAGVRPGSRDGPCERCGIVHTAQIPDTCLEATLKNETSDDEALLLC